A stretch of Paenibacillus mucilaginosus 3016 DNA encodes these proteins:
- a CDS encoding GMC oxidoreductase, which translates to MSSPFISECPEVAQAIQLNWLPLASLDEMEHREYDVLIVGSGAGGGAALWRMCQRWGADKRIGVIEAGDTLLDTHARNISTLSDEFRFSSYLRAVKQPVEGSAPDMLGATQVTALGGKTLFWTAIAPRPYAGVLADWPVPMQELNYYFGIAEQFMNVRDYFSFKYPMWEVLLNRLQVNGFPQAKYAPRALDFEPLNYKGTINSNVYFSSIQFLGESLNLHPYDLAVQARATRILTCGGRACGVEVMRKDKSFYRLKAKNIILAAGAFQTPRLLLHSAIPGPSIGHYLQNHSYLRVTVQMRQEGFAQGISFEAFPYALIIPQTEGHPYQIQVYPSGLADEKKLELNAFGSVEPRYANRITLDPYKRDEYGVPIIKVDFSYSYRDWAVMAQMSQTLLRAAAAWESVIQPPGICLLPPGADNHESGTCRMGIDPYTSATNPFGQIHNITGLFVADNSVFPGTGGANPTLSTIALAIRTADYIAASNP; encoded by the coding sequence ATGAGCAGTCCATTCATCTCTGAATGTCCGGAGGTTGCACAAGCGATTCAATTGAATTGGCTGCCGTTAGCATCGCTTGACGAGATGGAGCACCGGGAATATGATGTTCTCATCGTAGGTTCAGGTGCGGGGGGCGGTGCGGCTTTATGGCGAATGTGCCAGCGATGGGGGGCCGATAAGCGGATTGGTGTAATTGAAGCCGGGGATACTTTATTAGATACACATGCCCGCAATATCAGCACACTATCCGATGAATTCCGCTTTTCAAGCTATTTGCGAGCCGTCAAACAACCGGTTGAAGGCAGCGCTCCAGACATGTTAGGTGCAACGCAAGTGACTGCGCTGGGCGGAAAAACGCTGTTCTGGACCGCTATCGCCCCTCGGCCATACGCAGGTGTGCTGGCCGATTGGCCTGTACCGATGCAGGAGCTGAATTATTACTTTGGGATTGCTGAGCAATTTATGAACGTCCGAGACTATTTTTCTTTCAAATACCCTATGTGGGAAGTACTGTTGAATCGGCTGCAAGTGAATGGATTTCCGCAGGCGAAATATGCACCAAGGGCACTTGATTTTGAGCCGCTTAATTATAAAGGCACCATTAATTCCAACGTTTATTTCAGCTCTATCCAATTTTTGGGTGAAAGCTTAAACTTGCATCCCTATGATCTGGCTGTACAGGCGAGGGCCACCCGGATTCTCACCTGCGGCGGCAGAGCATGTGGCGTTGAAGTGATGAGGAAGGACAAGAGTTTTTATAGGTTGAAGGCTAAAAATATTATCCTGGCAGCCGGCGCTTTTCAAACCCCGAGACTTCTTTTGCATTCGGCAATTCCTGGACCTAGCATCGGCCATTATTTGCAAAACCACTCTTATTTGCGGGTCACCGTGCAGATGAGGCAGGAGGGGTTCGCGCAAGGAATCAGTTTCGAAGCATTTCCTTACGCATTGATTATTCCCCAGACGGAAGGCCACCCCTATCAAATCCAGGTTTATCCTTCGGGATTAGCAGATGAAAAGAAACTGGAATTGAACGCTTTTGGGAGCGTGGAACCTCGTTATGCAAACCGTATAACGCTTGATCCATATAAGAGGGATGAATATGGCGTTCCGATAATCAAGGTGGATTTCAGCTATAGTTACAGGGACTGGGCCGTTATGGCCCAAATGTCACAAACGCTGCTGCGTGCTGCCGCTGCCTGGGAGAGCGTAATTCAACCTCCCGGCATATGCCTGCTGCCTCCCGGCGCAGACAACCATGAATCGGGAACGTGCCGGATGGGCATCGATCCCTACACCTCGGCAACGAATCCATTCGGGCAAATTCATAACATAACCGGATTATTTGTTGCAGACAATAGTGTGTTTCCTGGTACAGGAGGAGCCAATCCAACGCTTTCGACCATTGCGTTAGCCATCCGGACTGCAGATTATATCGCAGCATCGAATCCCTAA